The DNA segment CCGGACTTTCGTCCGCTGATCGCGGAAGGCCGCCTGGTGGTGTGCCTGAGGACCTTTTCGAAGATCTATGGCCTGGCGTCCCTGCGCGTCGGCTACGCTTACGGCAGCGCGGAGTTGTGCGGGCTGCTGAACCGCGTCCGCCAGCCCTTCAACGTCAACGCCATCGCGCAGGCAGCAGCCGTGGCTGCGCTCGACGACCATGCATTTGCCGCCAAGTGCGCGCGCGACAACCGGGCCGGACTTCGCCAACTGGAGGACGGGTGCCGCCGACTCGGTCTGGAGGTGGTCCCGAGTGTCGCTAATTTCCTGCTGGTTCGGGTCGGCCATGGGGCAAAGGTCTTCAATTATCTGCAAGCCCGTGGCGTCATCGTCCGTCCGGTTGCCTCCTATGGTTTGCCGGAGTGGATCCGGATCACCGTGGGCACCGCGGCGCAGAACGAGCGGCTGCTCGCCGAGTTGCCCGCAGCCCTCCGCTGACGTACCGGCTTTTCTGGTACGGACGCAGCCGGCTCCGGAAGCCTCCGGGGAGGGATTTTACGAGGGAGGAGAACCCCCGTGCCCGCCTGGGGATTATGACCTAAATTGGGGACTTAGTTTTCGGTTGCCATCCCCCCGGTAAATCCTTCTGCTCCCGCACGCTTATCGAGCTCCGCTACCACCTGATCGCCGCTTGACGACCAGAAAGGGGGGTTCGGCATGCGCCGAGAAGCCCATCTCCCACACACTAAGGGTTCACCACGCACCTGCACGCTATGAACAAACCGATTCGTTGTCTCATTCTTTCGGCCGCTGTCGCCTCAGTTGCGCAGGCCGCGCCCTTTATGGCTATCGGCGATAGCGCCGAGCTGTTTGTCACCGGTACGCTCGCGATGCGTGCGGACGACAACATCATCCTGGCCAAAGAGGCTACCAGTGACGTCATCACGGATGCCGGCGTTGGCGCCGAGCTCACTTTTGGCAAGAACTCACAGACGCAAGGTGCTATCACCCTGCGACATGTGTTTACCAACTACGCTGAGGAGAGTAAGTACAATACCAATCTCTTCAACGGCGACGTAGTGGCCAAGTTCGACGACGGCAAGATGAAGCTCGGCTTCAATGCCGGCTATCATGAGCTGAACCAGAACACGGTCGACGTGCGTGGTCTGATCCGCCGCGACGTCGCGAATGTGGGTGCCAACACCGAGGTCGGCGTTTCGCAGATCACTGCCGCCGCCGGTGCGGTCGCCTACAGCCGCGAAAATTATCATCCGCAGGGCTTCGTCGACTCCGAGACCGTCACGGTTCCGCTCAACTTCTATTACAAGTGGACCCCGAAGGTGGACCTGAGTCTCGGCTATCGCTACCGCGACTATAAGGTCAATAGCGGCAGCGCTTTGGATTCGGTCGACAATTTCTTCAGCGTGGGTGCCCGCGGCGAGTTCTCGCCGAAGCTCACCGGCACTTTCGCGGTCGGTTATACGCAGCGCCGCTATGCTGGCAACGCGGGCAACCGCGGCCTGCCGGGCGTCGACGCCAGTTTCGCCTACGAAGTCTCCCCGAAGACTTCCTTCCAGCTGTCCGCCTCGAACGACTTCGGCACCAGCGCCACCGGCCTCCAGCAGAAGAATCTCACCATCAATGGGTTGGTGACTACGAAGCTGAACGAGGAATGGTCCATCAATGGCGGTCTCAGCTACCGCGGCATCAAGTATGATTTCCAGAACACCGCCGGCCGGACCGACGATTTCTGGGAGGCCAACCTCGGCGCGACCTACGTTCTCAATGCGAACGTGAGCTTCGTCGGCGGCTATACCTATCGTACGTTCCAGTCACAGCTTTCCGAGACCGAGTTTGATAACAACGTGTTCAGCCTCGCGCTGAATGTCCGCTATTAATTGACAAACTCCGCCTGAGAAGCTTTTGGCGGAAGAAGATCTAGGGTCTTCTTCCGCCTTTTTGTTGCCATGAATTCACTGCTGCGGCTGCCCGCTCTTTCTCTGTTTTTTTGCCTGTTATGCACCGCCGTTGTCTCGGCGGAATCGGCTGCGAGCGCGCGGGCAGGGAAGGGTACGAAACTGGATTACATTCTTCAGCCTCAGGATGTTGTGAAGGTTCAGGTCTTCCAGGAAGACGACATCAACAAGCAGGGTGATGGCATCAGTATCTCGCAGAAACACACGATCTCGCTGCCTCTGATCGGCGAGATCAGCCTCCGCGGCAAGACGGTGCGCGAGGCCGAAGAGATCATCCGCGAGCTCTACGACAAGGACTACATCGTCAACCCGCAGGTTAGCGTGACGGTGTTGAAGTACGCGGAGCGGACCGTGAACGTCATCGGCTCCGTCACCAACCAGGGCCGCATCCAGTTCCCGCAGGAGCGCGGGCTGTCGATCGTGGACGCAATTTCGCTCGCCGGCGGCCAGACCCGTCTGGCGGACCTCAAACGCGTGAAGCTTTCCCGGAAGAATGACCGCGGTGACACCGAGGTCATGATCGTCGATGTCGACGCAATGATGAAGACCGGGGGCACGGACCAGGTCGTCCTCGAACCGGACGACGTCATCTTCGTGCCGGAACGTATTCTCTAACCCCACAAGGAAGAAACATGGCTGCTGAACAGGAGAAACATGCCCCCGGCGAGAGCGGGGGCGGGTATTCATATGGCACGGGGGGTAACTACGCTGGGTATTCGGCGGCCGGTTACGGTTATGGCGACGCGGGGGAATCGAGCACCATCCAGCGCACGTTCCAGGACTACCTGCTGATCGTCCGCGAGCGCATCTGGTACATCGTCGTGGTGTTCCTCGTCGTGTTCTCCAGCGCGCTGGTCTACACGCTCAGCAAGCCCAAGATCTACGAGTCGACCGCGACCGTGCAGATTTTCCGTCGCGATCCGACCATCATGCCCGGTCAGCAGGTCGTCGACACCGACATCCGCTCCACCGAGGACCTCAACACGCAGGTGAAGGTCATCGAGAGCGAGGCGATCATCGAATCCGTCGCCAGCCGGATCACCGGTCAGGAGCTGCGCGAGTTCCTTGCGCCCTACGACACCGGCGCCCCGGAAAAGCCCTCGGTCGCCCGCCTCCTGAAGCTGAACCGCCGCGTGATTCCGCAGCGCCTCACGCTCATGGTCTGGATCGCCTACAAGCATCCCAACCGCTTCGTTGCCGCCAAGGTCGCCAACCATTTCGCGCGCGCCTACATCGACTACAACACCCAGCTCCGCATTTCCGAGGGTGTGAAAGCCGTCGAGGACCTCAAGGGGCCCGTCGAAACCCAGCGCAAGCTCGTCGAGCGCCTCGCCAGCGAGCTCCAGCGTTACAAGGAGCAGCACAAAATGGTGTCGCTCGACCAGCGTAAGGACATCGTCAGCGAGTCGCTCAAGGCCATCAACCTCGAGGTCGCCCGCGCCAGCATCGCCCTCAACGCCGCCGAGAACCGCCGCAATCAGGTCGCCGAGCTCAAGGCGCGTGGCGGCAACCTCACCGAGCTGCCGTTCATCGCCACCCAGGCCACCATCGTCGAACTACTTAAGCAGCTCGCCGCCCAGAAGGTGCAGCTCGAGCAGCTCGGCGCCCGCTACCGCGCGAAGTTTCCGAAGATGATCGAGGCCCAGAACTCCTACGATCAGATCAAACGCGAACTCGACCGCGCCATCGCCTCCGCCTGCGCCCAGGTCGAGTCGGATTATCAGTCCGCCCTCAACACCTACCGTCAGAACCAGGAGGAGTTGAAACGGCGCACCCAGGACTCCCTCGCCGTCGACCACGCCGCGCTTGATTACGAGAACATGCAGCGCGAGCTCAAGATCCAGGAGGATATCCTCACCACGATCACCGCCCGCCGCACCGAGACGTCGATGTCGAGCAACATTGCCACGCAGAATGCCCGTATCATCGACCTCGCGCAGGAAAGCCCCGAGGGCCGGCCGATCTCGCCCAACGTGCCGCTCAATCTCGGGCTCGGCGTCATCGGCGGCCTCGGACTCGGTCTCGCGTTCGCCTTCTTCGTCGCGTTCATCGACGACCGCGTGAAGAGCTCCTTCGACATCGAGGGCGTTGTCGGCCTCCCGCTCATCGGCATCATCCCCGAGATCAAGAAACTCGAGCAGGTTGAAAAGGCGCAGATCGTTGCGACCAACACCGACCGCCTGGCCTCGGAAGCCTTCCTCACTCTCCACTCCAGCCTGCGGCTGAAGGACGAGAGCAAGAACGCGAAGTGCATCCTCACCACCAGCACGATCCCCGGTGAGGGCAAATCGCTCACCACCACCAATCTCGCGCTGACCTTCGCCGCTCATGGCGAAAAGGTTATCGTCGTCGATTGCGATCTCCGGAAGCCGAACATCCACAAATCATTCCGGATCGAGAATATCCGCGGCGTCATCGATGTCTGCTCCGGCAAGGCCACTCTCGACGAGGTGATCGTCCGCAACCAGCAGCCCAACCTCGACGTGCTGCCCACCGGTGGCCGCGCGAAGAACCCCACGCACATCCTCAACAGCAAGGCGTTCGAGACGATGATCGCCGACCTGCGCAAGCGCTACGACCGCGTGTTCATCGACACGCCGCCGCTGGCCGCCGTGAGCGACGCCCTCATCATCCTCCCGCTGGTCGACGGCTCGATCTTCACGATCTTCTTCAACAAGGTCCGCCGGAAGGCCGCGCAGTTTGCCGCCAAGCGCCTGCTCGACTCCAACGTGCCGAACTTCGGCGCCGTCCTCAACGGCCTCAACCTCGTCGTGTCGGGCTACTACTACGCCCAGTACTACGACAAGTCGTACAAGGACTACTACGTCGTCTCGAAGGGCGACACCGAGCAGGAGCGCTGAGCCGGTCGCTCACCTTTCCCGTCTTCACGCGCGGCCGATCCGGCCGCGCGTTTTTTTCGCCGCCGCGCGCCTCCGCCGGGTGCCGTGAGACTCGATCCGCTCCCGGTGCGCGGCATGGCCACGCGCATGCGGCGTCCACGTTGCCCCCGGCTTGCGCCGCGCCTGGGCGCCACCCGCCCGATCAGCGCTTCGCCGCCGCGCGCCGCAGCCGGTCGTTGATCGCGTCCGCGATTCCGTCGCCCGGCGCGAGTTCGACGTGGATGCGCGCAAAACTGCCTTCGTCCAGCCGGCGCAGCGCTGCGAACAGGCCGCGCGCCGCCCGCCGCAGGTCGCCCCGCGTATCGAGGCTGAAGACATTGCGCGGCCGCCGTCCCGCGGGCGCCTGCAGAAAGAGAAAGGCCTCGCGCGGCGCGTACGCGGCGTCGTCGACCGAGAGGGTTGCATGCAGCTCTACCGGCGTGCGCGGGCTGTAGTGGCGGGTCAGCATGCCAGGAGCGACCTGCGCGCGGTCGGACGCCACCGGGATGTGTCGCTTGACGACCTCGACCTTCCGGCCGAGCACCGCCTCGAGCTGCTCCCGTGTCACCGCGCCCGGCCGCAGCAGCCGCGGCGTCGCCTCGTCCCGCAGGTCCACGATTGTCGACTCGAGTCCGATCGGACACTCACCGCCGTCGAGGATGAAGCCGA comes from the Opitutus sp. ER46 genome and includes:
- a CDS encoding polysaccharide biosynthesis tyrosine autokinase, producing MAAEQEKHAPGESGGGYSYGTGGNYAGYSAAGYGYGDAGESSTIQRTFQDYLLIVRERIWYIVVVFLVVFSSALVYTLSKPKIYESTATVQIFRRDPTIMPGQQVVDTDIRSTEDLNTQVKVIESEAIIESVASRITGQELREFLAPYDTGAPEKPSVARLLKLNRRVIPQRLTLMVWIAYKHPNRFVAAKVANHFARAYIDYNTQLRISEGVKAVEDLKGPVETQRKLVERLASELQRYKEQHKMVSLDQRKDIVSESLKAINLEVARASIALNAAENRRNQVAELKARGGNLTELPFIATQATIVELLKQLAAQKVQLEQLGARYRAKFPKMIEAQNSYDQIKRELDRAIASACAQVESDYQSALNTYRQNQEELKRRTQDSLAVDHAALDYENMQRELKIQEDILTTITARRTETSMSSNIATQNARIIDLAQESPEGRPISPNVPLNLGLGVIGGLGLGLAFAFFVAFIDDRVKSSFDIEGVVGLPLIGIIPEIKKLEQVEKAQIVATNTDRLASEAFLTLHSSLRLKDESKNAKCILTTSTIPGEGKSLTTTNLALTFAAHGEKVIVVDCDLRKPNIHKSFRIENIRGVIDVCSGKATLDEVIVRNQQPNLDVLPTGGRAKNPTHILNSKAFETMIADLRKRYDRVFIDTPPLAAVSDALIILPLVDGSIFTIFFNKVRRKAAQFAAKRLLDSNVPNFGAVLNGLNLVVSGYYYAQYYDKSYKDYYVVSKGDTEQER
- a CDS encoding L-threonylcarbamoyladenylate synthase, giving the protein MTKPVSARTLRPTPRNLALLARKLRAGELVAAPTETVYGLAANALDAKACRGIFRAKRRPANDPLIVHLYAAKQLPEVCRPNDSARRLAAAFWPGPLTLVLPKTDAIPAIVTAGKDSVAVRVPAHRVFRQLLKLSGLPLAAPSANPFGYVSPTSAAHVRQGLGERIGFILDGGECPIGLESTIVDLRDEATPRLLRPGAVTREQLEAVLGRKVEVVKRHIPVASDRAQVAPGMLTRHYSPRTPVELHATLSVDDAAYAPREAFLFLQAPAGRRPRNVFSLDTRGDLRRAARGLFAALRRLDEGSFARIHVELAPGDGIADAINDRLRRAAAKR
- a CDS encoding polysaccharide biosynthesis/export family protein, producing MNSLLRLPALSLFFCLLCTAVVSAESAASARAGKGTKLDYILQPQDVVKVQVFQEDDINKQGDGISISQKHTISLPLIGEISLRGKTVREAEEIIRELYDKDYIVNPQVSVTVLKYAERTVNVIGSVTNQGRIQFPQERGLSIVDAISLAGGQTRLADLKRVKLSRKNDRGDTEVMIVDVDAMMKTGGTDQVVLEPDDVIFVPERIL
- a CDS encoding outer membrane beta-barrel protein, with protein sequence MNKPIRCLILSAAVASVAQAAPFMAIGDSAELFVTGTLAMRADDNIILAKEATSDVITDAGVGAELTFGKNSQTQGAITLRHVFTNYAEESKYNTNLFNGDVVAKFDDGKMKLGFNAGYHELNQNTVDVRGLIRRDVANVGANTEVGVSQITAAAGAVAYSRENYHPQGFVDSETVTVPLNFYYKWTPKVDLSLGYRYRDYKVNSGSALDSVDNFFSVGARGEFSPKLTGTFAVGYTQRRYAGNAGNRGLPGVDASFAYEVSPKTSFQLSASNDFGTSATGLQQKNLTINGLVTTKLNEEWSINGGLSYRGIKYDFQNTAGRTDDFWEANLGATYVLNANVSFVGGYTYRTFQSQLSETEFDNNVFSLALNVRY